The Candidatus Saccharibacteria bacterium sequence TGATATTCGAATGGAACAAGGGTCTCGGCGTCTAGCGCTGTTTTATGAATCTGAAGTGTCAGTTTATCGGCAATATGAGGTAATCGCGCGTCGTTATTTTGACGTGGATAGGGCGTGTAGCCGCTTAGAATTATCTTTTTTACGCCAAAACCTTCGCTTGTGCGAAAAATTGCGCCAACGTTGTGGGTGGACCTTATATTGTGAGCGATAACGATAATTTCTGGCATGATTACCTGATTATACCACTATAAAATGCTAGTGTTTTCTGCTACTATAGCAACAATGGACGAAGATAGGGTACAAGAAAAACGTCGTGAACAAGATGAAAAAGCAACGCAGCAGCGTGCTGCTATTTTGGGGTTGCAGTATCTCGACACGCGCGATGTCGAAGCAAGTCTTCCGCTTGTTACGGATATACTTAAGAACGACGAAATGTACAAAGGCTATGTTGTTCCGCTGACAAAAGGCGGAGGAACTGAGCCGTTTCGTTTTGGCGTTACTAGCCAAACGCCACAATCCCTTATTCGCAAAATGGAAGCCGATTTCAATTCGCGCGGTGAAAACACGCAGTTCCTACTAATAAGTAACAGCGGATTCCGTGCGTTTATGGCTCGGTTTGATCCGCCGAAAAAAACGATTTATCAAGATATCGAGATTGCTAAAGAAGGCGACAGTGACACGATTGCAGGAGTCAGTAAAACCCTTAACTCTGTTAGTAGTGACCAGGTTTTCGATTATCTTATTACACAGGCCGACAAGCTGAACGCGAGCGATATCCATATCGAAAACGAACGTACGTATATTCGTATCCGTATGCGTGTCGATGGTGCGCTTCACCCGGTAGCCGATCTCGATAAAGATCGTTACCGCGTTATAATGGGCGAGCTTGCGTCGCGTGCGAACGTATCTACCGCTGCTGTCGAGCCGCAATCTGGTCACATTCAAAAAGAGATTACCCGTGACGGCGCAACCCATTTATTGAACATTCGTGTCGAAACGGTGCCAACAATGTATGGCCAAGACGCGGTGCTTCGTTTGTTTAACTTCGATGAAAGCTTGTTGAATCTTGATCTTTTGGGTATTCCCGACAAGCAGCGCGAAGAAATTAATAATATTATCAGTCACCCGCGCGGAATGGTGCTGATGGTTGGTCCAACTGGTTCTGGTAAGTCGACGACCCTCTACAGTATCCTAAACGCGCTTAATACGCCGGATCGTAAACTTATCACCCTTGAAGATCCTATCGAGTACGGACTAAGCGGCATCTCGCAAATTCCAATTAACACAACAGGCGGTCAAAGCTTTGCCGATGGCCTGCGTAGCGTACTACGTCTCGACCCAGATGTTGTGATGATCGGTGAGATCCGTGACCAAGATACTGCTAGAACGGCAATTCAGGCCTCTATTACGGGCCACCTGGTGCTATCAAGCTTCCATGCTAACTCCACTAGTGCCGCATTTAGCCGTATGATCGATCTCATCGGGGTTAATCCAATCTTTAGTTCGGCTATCCGGTTGCTTATCGCGCAGCGTCTGGTGCGCCGCCTCCACGACGAAACAAAAGAAGAATACGAGCCCGACGAATCAACCCGCAAGTATGTGCGCGATGTTTTAAAAGGCTTGCCAGACGATATCGAAAAGCCAGATCTCGACACCTTTAAGTTATGGCGGCCAGTGCCTACCGATGACGTACCGTTTGGCTATAAAGGTCGTGTCGTTATTATGGAGCAAATGGTCGTTACTGAGGATATTCAAAAATTCCTTCGTGGTGATGTTGCCGATATTCACACCGAAGCTATCGAAGAGGCCGCAACGCGCGGTGGAATGGTAACGCTGCTTCAGGCGGGCGTTCTCGCGGCGCTTCGTGGCGAAACCACCCTCGAGGAAGTTAACCGAGTAATTTAGGCATCTGCTATACTTGCCCTATGGAGAAGATTCTCTATATCGGCGGTATCGGTAGTAGTTCACATTCAGTTGAGACGGTGGCTGCCGCGCTTTCGGCACAGTTTAAGTTAAATGTTATCGCGATGTCTTTTAGTATGGCATGCTCGCAGCGCGCCAGAGTTGCCCAGCTTGCGCGTGAAAGTTTGGTCATTACGCATTCCGAGGGTATTTTGGCGCTTAAAGATACGGCACCGATGGAACTGGTTGCTGTTGCACCTCCTATGCCTTCACATCCTCTTCTTTTGATAGGCCGTGCGTTTCCGAAAACTTTTGCATTATTACTAAGTGGCCGCGAATCTTACGAACGACCACGAAAACTCATCGATTACCATGCGCGACTACTTTTAGAGCACGGCTTGCATCCACGCTACAATAGCATGATGATACGGGAGGTCGCTTCGTTCGATGTTGCGCGGTTTGCGGTAGAAGTAACAATGACGGGCGGCAAGGTCACACTAGGCTTTATGGAACACGACCTGTTGTTTCCCGGCGCGCATCTTCATCCGCATATAGAGGTGGCTAAAGAGCGTGGAGTTAAAGTGTTCGAGAATATTATCGGACAGCACGATGAATTTGCGCTGTATCCAGTAGATGTCATGGCACAAATGCAGCGATTAGTAAAATAATTAAACAATAACTTTAGCGATTGCAGGTACAAGACGGTCGTCGAAAACCGATGGAATAATACATTCTGAATCTGGTGCTTCAACAAGGCCTGCGATAACCTCGGCGGCAGCAATCTTGTGTTGATCGGTAATTTTTGTAACGCCGTTATCAAGCGCACCACGGAATATACCCGGAAAGGCGATCGCATTGTTTACCTGGTTTGGAAAGTCACTTCGGCCTGTGGCGATGATAGCAACGCCTGCCACCTTGGCCTCGTCTGGCATGATTTCGGGCGTAGGGTTGGCCATGGCAAAAACAATAGGGTCTTTATCCATCGACTTCACCATTTCGGTTGTCAGAAGCCCGGGCTTTGATACGCCAATAAAGACATCTGCCCCTTGAATAATGTCCTCAAGAGACCCATCGATACTAGAAAGGTTCGTAAACTCAAGCAAAGCTTTCTTCTCGTCGTTAAGATCGGTTCGGTTTTTACTAATAACGCCCTTGCTATCTACAGCGAATATTCGCGGGCTTGCATATAGGTGAAGGAGCTTCATAATTGCCGTGCCAGCCGCCCCGGCTCCTACGACAACAATTTTAGCGTCTTTAAGTTCTCGGCCGGTAACTTTCATGGCGTTTATAAGCCCCGCAAGCGTTACGATGGCAGTGCCGTGCTGGTCATCGTGAAATACGGGGATATCAAGCTCGGCTTTTAAGCGCTCCTCGATCTCAAAGCACTGCGGTGCAGCAATGTCCTCTAGGTTAATAGCGCCAAAGCTGCTCGAGATTGCCTTAACGGTGGCAACGATTTCGTCGGGTGTGTGGACATCGAGGGTGATAGGAACACTATCGATACCGGCAAAGTGTTTGAAAAGGAGTGCCTTTCCCTCCATGACCGGCATCGAACCTTTAGGGCCAATATTACCTAGGCCAAGCACGGCCGAGCCATCCGAAATAACGGCAACCAAGTTGTTCGTCCACGTATAAACGGGTAGTTGTGATGGATCGTCGGCAATGGCGCGACTTACGGCGGCGACACCCGGCGTATAATACGCGCTTAGCTTTTCTTTTGTTAAGTCTTCGGTATCTCGCAAAGTGGTGGTAATTTTGCCTTTGTGGGATTTATGCAGGGTAAGGGCGAGTTCATCATAGTTCATATGCTTAGTATAGCAAGTGCTGATAAGTTAGTGCAAAATACGCTAAAACCCTTTAAAAAGACGGACATCTATGCTATAGTAAACAACTGATTGTATCTATAAAATAGTAAAGCGAGAGAATAATGAGTTTTGAACTTATCAAAAAAGTTAACGACGAGCAGAAAAAAGCTGGTGTTGTTGACGTTCGTAGCGGTGACACCGTTCGTGTTCACCAAAAAATTAAAGAAGGCACCAAAGAGCGTATTCAGATCTTTGAAGGTGTTGTTATCCGTACCGACAACAAGCAGTCACACACGTCACGTATTACCGTACGTAAAATTGCAAGCGGTGTTGGTGTAGAGAAAAGCTTCTTGCTTCACAGCCCACTTGTTGAGAAAATCGAAGTTACTCGCCGATCGAAAGTTCGCCGTAATTTCCTTTCATTCCTTCGTAACCGTAGTGGCAAGAGCGCACGCTTGACCGCTAAAAACTTCGACCGCGAAGGCATCAACAAAGTTGCCGAAGCTCCAGCAAA is a genomic window containing:
- a CDS encoding type II/IV secretion system protein, which codes for MLVFSATIATMDEDRVQEKRREQDEKATQQRAAILGLQYLDTRDVEASLPLVTDILKNDEMYKGYVVPLTKGGGTEPFRFGVTSQTPQSLIRKMEADFNSRGENTQFLLISNSGFRAFMARFDPPKKTIYQDIEIAKEGDSDTIAGVSKTLNSVSSDQVFDYLITQADKLNASDIHIENERTYIRIRMRVDGALHPVADLDKDRYRVIMGELASRANVSTAAVEPQSGHIQKEITRDGATHLLNIRVETVPTMYGQDAVLRLFNFDESLLNLDLLGIPDKQREEINNIISHPRGMVLMVGPTGSGKSTTLYSILNALNTPDRKLITLEDPIEYGLSGISQIPINTTGGQSFADGLRSVLRLDPDVVMIGEIRDQDTARTAIQASITGHLVLSSFHANSTSAAFSRMIDLIGVNPIFSSAIRLLIAQRLVRRLHDETKEEYEPDESTRKYVRDVLKGLPDDIEKPDLDTFKLWRPVPTDDVPFGYKGRVVIMEQMVVTEDIQKFLRGDVADIHTEAIEEAATRGGMVTLLQAGVLAALRGETTLEEVNRVI
- the rplS gene encoding 50S ribosomal protein L19 — translated: MSFELIKKVNDEQKKAGVVDVRSGDTVRVHQKIKEGTKERIQIFEGVVIRTDNKQSHTSRITVRKIASGVGVEKSFLLHSPLVEKIEVTRRSKVRRNFLSFLRNRSGKSARLTAKNFDREGINKVAEAPAKAEVADEAK
- a CDS encoding NADP-dependent malic enzyme, with protein sequence MNYDELALTLHKSHKGKITTTLRDTEDLTKEKLSAYYTPGVAAVSRAIADDPSQLPVYTWTNNLVAVISDGSAVLGLGNIGPKGSMPVMEGKALLFKHFAGIDSVPITLDVHTPDEIVATVKAISSSFGAINLEDIAAPQCFEIEERLKAELDIPVFHDDQHGTAIVTLAGLINAMKVTGRELKDAKIVVVGAGAAGTAIMKLLHLYASPRIFAVDSKGVISKNRTDLNDEKKALLEFTNLSSIDGSLEDIIQGADVFIGVSKPGLLTTEMVKSMDKDPIVFAMANPTPEIMPDEAKVAGVAIIATGRSDFPNQVNNAIAFPGIFRGALDNGVTKITDQHKIAAAEVIAGLVEAPDSECIIPSVFDDRLVPAIAKVIV